The sequence AAAAACTTGGAGATCCCCGCCATACTGTAAGTTGCCAATATTCCCAGATAGAAATACTGTACCCATTTGTAATCATTTTCTTTGATTAAATTTTTAGGCAGTAAAAAAATCGCCATAAAATAACCAATAATTATCAAATGATTATGATGCCCCACACTGAAATTAAGAGAAATCGGGAAATTAATGATTGCTATTAATACAAATATTAAAAAATTAAGAATATAATTTTGCTTAAATAAAGTTATTATTAGAAGTAAAGCACAAATCAATAAAATACTCCCATATAAAAACTCACTCGGATATACCGGGAAAATAAATCGTTGAATCACAAGAAATGGTTCATAAATTTCTTGAGGCCACTTGCTGATTCTTCTGAATGTAAGATATTGCATCAACAACCAATACAACCCGAAAGTACGCATTGCATAATAGGCAATTTTATAATTGAAAACGGTAAGTTCCTTATATTTCATTAGAGTTTGGTTATCAAAATTTTATTGATTTTAAAAGACGCTTTTCCTAAATCCCAGGGATTGAAGCTTTCTTTATACAAAAGAAGATTATTATACTCCGGCCGGTAGCTTTTCATGAAAATTTTCATCTTTTTGATACTTTCTTCCCGGTTTTCATTTTTTTCAATTTTTTTGCCATAAAAACCTGTTATTAAAGCTAAATTATTTTCATCGTAAATTTCTGTGGCCTGATACAAAACTCTGATCGTATCATTTCCCTCAACCCTGTACAGCCTGTATTGTTCCTCAAACTTTTCGCTTCCACTAGGGCTTGTAAATAATTTCCAACTGTAGAAAGGATAAATTTCTTTCCCACCTTTTCCAATGATATACAAAGACAACAAGGACAGGAATAGGGAAATAAAGAAAAGATATTTCGTATATTTTTGCATGGTTTCGTGTTTTTAGTTAAAAATATTAATTAAAATCAATATTGTGATCCTTTAAATATTTCTCAAAAATCTGCTGCCCGCTTCTCATAGAATTTACAGCCCATCGGATTTTCATTTTCAATAGCTTTTCTTCACTTAATTTATAATTAATATCTGAACGTAACAACTTCTGTTTCAATTCATACATACAAATTCCCGCTGCCACAGAAACATTATAACTTTTCGTAAAGCCATACATCGGAATCGCTAATGTTTCATCCGCAAAATCAATTACTTCTTTTGAAACTCCTTCAAGCTCAGTCCCGAAAACCAGTGCAATCGGCTCCGTCACTTGATAATCCGGTAACATAACAGCATTTTTCTCCAATGAAACTGCCAGAATTTTATAACCTCTTTCTTTAATATTTTTTAAAGAATCCAAATTTTTCGGCATTTTTTCAACCTCAACCCATGTTTCAGCGCCTTTTGTAACGGTAAGATTCGGATTAAAAACATTTTCTTCTTCCATCGCAATTACTTTGTGAAAAGCACAGGCTTCGACCGACCGTATGATCGCCGCTGCATTCCTGAACTGATACACGTCATCCATCACAGGAAGCACGAAATCAGAACTTTCCTGAGAAAAATGATCAATTTTCGCCAGTCTTTCCTCCGTTAAAAACTGTTTTAAATATTCAAAAGTTTGTGCTAAATCGTTCATTATTTTCAAATCTTTGCAAATTAACGTAATTTTGAGGAATCATCCTGAAATGGGGATCAAATTCTATAAAAGTCCTGTATGAAACGAAAAGTCCTGTTGATATATACCGGTGGAACCATTGGTATGGAAAAAGATTACGAAACCGGAAGCCTTCGTGCCTTTGATTTTGGAAATATTTTTGAAAAAATGCCCGAAATGAAGCTAATGGAATGTGAGGTTTTCGTACACCCTTTCGCCAAACCGCTTGACTCCTCGGATATGGGACCGGAAGAATGGAAGATTATAGCTCATTATATCCGCAAAAATTATGAAAAATATGACGGATTTTTAATTCTTCACGGAACAGATACGATGTCTTATACCGCTTCTGCTTTAAGTTTTATGTTAAAAGGATTAAAAAAACCGGTAATTTTAACAGGCTCACAGCTACCTATCGGGGATCTGAGAACGGATGCAAAGGAAAATCTTCTAACGAGCTTGTACTACGCAAGCTTATATGAAAATGATAAAGCTGTGATTCAGGAAGTTGCAATTTATTTTGAATATAAATTATTGAGAGGAAATCGCACTTTGAAATATTCGGCTGAATATTTTGACGCCTATGCAAGCCCTAACTACCCTATTCTTGGGCAATCCGGAGTTCATTTAAATGTAATTAAGGAGAATCTTCACCGCAGTAATTCTGATATTGAATTTCATGTTGACGATCATATTTCGGAGGATGTTTTGTTCTGGAGGATTTTTCCGGGAATGAAGCTGGATCATTTTAAAGAAATCCCAAAAATGAAGGTTTTGATCCTTCAGGTTTTTGGTTCGGGAACGATTTTCAGCACTGAAAAAACCCAGAAAACGCTGCAGGAAATCCGAAATAACGGGACTGAAATTGTGGTGGTAAGTCAGTGTATTTCAGGCGGAATCTCATTTGGAAAATATGAAAACAGCAATATTTTTTCAAGAATTGGAGCAATCAGCGGGAAAGATATGACTGCGGAAAGTGCGATCACTAAAGCGATGCACCTGATTGACAATCCAAGCTATAAAGGAAGTTTTGCAGAACATTTCGCAAAAAGTCTTTGTGGAGAAATTTCCGAGTAATTGCATCAGAAAATTTGCTAATTCAAGAAATTAGAGTATTTTTGCAATCTCAATTAGAAAGGTGTCCGAGTGGTTGAAGGAGCTACCCTGGAAAGGTAGTATACGGGTAACTGTATCGAGGGTTCGAATCCCTTCCTTTCTGCTGATAATCAGAGTCTTAGGTTTTATAATCTGAGACTTTTTTATTCAATAAAATCTAAAAAATCAATCATATTCTTATTAAATACTTTAGAATTTTCTTCTGTAATAATTTCAATTAAAAATTTTATTGGAATTACAGTTCCATATCCAAGATCGTCATAGTTGCCTTCACCAGAAGGAAGATTTGAAGAAATACCAACAACATTACCATTATTATTAATAACAGGTCCTCCACTATTTCCTGCTTTAATTTTTGCTGTAATTAACATTAAATTCTGTCTCATCCAAATATCTTCTGCTATTGAGGCTATGCTACCAATAGAGGCTGTATATCTTGAAGAGATAATTGCCTTTTCAGCGGTAATAAAAGAGTGGAATCCTGGGACTTTAGGAAATCCAAGAGCTAAGACTTCATCCAAGACTTGTCCTTCTTCATATTGAGCATAACGATGTTGTGTCAAGAAACTCTCTGGAAATTTTATATAGATTAAATCCATTGCGTCAATATTATGGACTAAAAATGTTGATTCTTGTAGGACACTTTTTGGAATACCTTTAATTGAGATTTTAGAAGCACCTTCAATGCAATGTTTTGCAGTAGCTAAACCATTAAAAAAAATAAAGGAACTTCCTATAGCTTGGTCCTCATTAATATAATGACAGATTGGTAAAACTCTGTCTCTGTAAACTGTATTAATATATTTGAAACCAAATATTAAGGACTTCAATTTCTCATTTAAGAAAGTTTTAAGGATTGGATTTTTGAAGATTGCACCATGTCCATCAGATGGCAGATACCAATATGTATCATCAAAATTACTTGGTGTATCCTTAATGATTAAATGCAAGTAATTATTCTTGGCAAGGGACTCACATAACTGTGCAACAAGAGTTGGATAAGGCATCTCAGGAGTACTATATTTCTCT comes from Chryseobacterium sp. IHB B 17019 and encodes:
- a CDS encoding TrmH family RNA methyltransferase; protein product: MNDLAQTFEYLKQFLTEERLAKIDHFSQESSDFVLPVMDDVYQFRNAAAIIRSVEACAFHKVIAMEEENVFNPNLTVTKGAETWVEVEKMPKNLDSLKNIKERGYKILAVSLEKNAVMLPDYQVTEPIALVFGTELEGVSKEVIDFADETLAIPMYGFTKSYNVSVAAGICMYELKQKLLRSDINYKLSEEKLLKMKIRWAVNSMRSGQQIFEKYLKDHNIDFN
- a CDS encoding asparaginase, with product MKRKVLLIYTGGTIGMEKDYETGSLRAFDFGNIFEKMPEMKLMECEVFVHPFAKPLDSSDMGPEEWKIIAHYIRKNYEKYDGFLILHGTDTMSYTASALSFMLKGLKKPVILTGSQLPIGDLRTDAKENLLTSLYYASLYENDKAVIQEVAIYFEYKLLRGNRTLKYSAEYFDAYASPNYPILGQSGVHLNVIKENLHRSNSDIEFHVDDHISEDVLFWRIFPGMKLDHFKEIPKMKVLILQVFGSGTIFSTEKTQKTLQEIRNNGTEIVVVSQCISGGISFGKYENSNIFSRIGAISGKDMTAESAITKAMHLIDNPSYKGSFAEHFAKSLCGEISE
- a CDS encoding S1C family serine protease, encoding MINLEQYPYTYSEILVELLEYFSTHHNFGETRKNEERTIVKFCEYYKEKYSTPEMPYPTLVAQLCESLAKNNYLHLIIKDTPSNFDDTYWYLPSDGHGAIFKNPILKTFLNEKLKSLIFGFKYINTVYRDRVLPICHYINEDQAIGSSFIFFNGLATAKHCIEGASKISIKGIPKSVLQESTFLVHNIDAMDLIYIKFPESFLTQHRYAQYEEGQVLDEVLALGFPKVPGFHSFITAEKAIISSRYTASIGSIASIAEDIWMRQNLMLITAKIKAGNSGGPVINNNGNVVGISSNLPSGEGNYDDLGYGTVIPIKFLIEIITEENSKVFNKNMIDFLDFIE